Proteins co-encoded in one Desulfitobacterium hafniense DCB-2 genomic window:
- a CDS encoding metal-sensing transcriptional repressor, with amino-acid sequence MRQCMDFDNLHRRLNKVIGQIKAIDKMLEEDIPCEDILIQINAAKKALHKVGQVVLEGHLNHCVREGIEHGDADKTINDFAKAVEHFSRLT; translated from the coding sequence ATGCGACAGTGTATGGATTTTGATAATCTGCATAGACGATTGAACAAGGTTATAGGACAGATCAAAGCCATTGATAAAATGCTGGAAGAGGATATCCCTTGTGAGGATATTCTAATTCAGATTAATGCAGCTAAAAAGGCTTTGCATAAAGTTGGCCAAGTCGTTTTAGAAGGACATTTAAATCACTGCGTTCGGGAAGGCATCGAGCATGGAGATGCGGATAAAACAATTAATGATTTTGCTAAAGCAGTAGAACATTTTTCAAGATTGACTTAA
- a CDS encoding DUF7309 domain-containing protein, translating into MRKEAGLELWRKLHEVTRLIGSLQPWDYLWDMDMITLELPEYEQPFFVSVMGRNGECYAITVMEGPEALRGFYRLAENREIPPGQLIRYQNNLTCYFGDRDELSKAERERIKALGLKFRGRNQWIFFRAFERGYAPHTLGEDQVLKLTRVFQELFMALRAFLEHGIAVDFEKGQTLYRCFDPEQKLWLTSAMPRFMPSPQYLVPVLEDEVMAARLKRQKKVKEKLEIDTLFLDTFIDESKSGRPTIPILLILASRSSGMILDQEFLDPGDDEVAAVLGQVIDYIEDSGRPQKIFVRDEEMAHLLSDLCRKVDIPIAIEGSLQVIDDFAESFELLSF; encoded by the coding sequence ATGAGAAAAGAAGCCGGCCTGGAACTGTGGCGTAAATTACATGAGGTGACCCGGTTGATAGGCTCCTTGCAGCCGTGGGACTATCTTTGGGATATGGACATGATCACGCTGGAGCTCCCCGAATACGAGCAGCCCTTCTTTGTCAGCGTGATGGGCCGTAACGGTGAGTGTTATGCCATCACTGTAATGGAAGGGCCGGAAGCTCTCAGGGGATTTTACCGGCTGGCGGAAAACCGGGAAATCCCGCCCGGACAACTGATTCGTTACCAGAACAATCTGACCTGCTACTTCGGCGACAGGGACGAATTAAGCAAAGCTGAACGGGAGCGTATCAAAGCCTTGGGCTTAAAATTTCGAGGCAGAAATCAATGGATTTTCTTTCGGGCCTTTGAGCGGGGATACGCGCCCCATACCTTAGGTGAGGATCAGGTTCTGAAATTGACACGGGTATTCCAGGAGCTTTTTATGGCTCTGAGGGCTTTTTTGGAACACGGAATTGCCGTAGACTTCGAAAAAGGGCAGACCCTTTACCGTTGTTTCGATCCGGAGCAGAAGTTATGGCTTACCTCAGCGATGCCGCGCTTTATGCCTTCTCCCCAATATTTGGTGCCTGTGCTGGAAGATGAAGTTATGGCCGCCAGGCTGAAGCGGCAAAAGAAGGTGAAGGAGAAACTGGAGATCGACACTCTATTCCTGGACACCTTTATCGATGAGTCAAAATCCGGCAGGCCCACAATCCCTATCCTGCTTATACTGGCCAGCCGCAGCAGTGGAATGATCCTTGACCAGGAATTCTTGGACCCCGGCGATGATGAGGTTGCCGCAGTTTTGGGTCAGGTCATCGATTATATTGAAGACTCCGGCCGGCCACAAAAAATATTCGTACGGGATGAGGAAATGGCACATCTTCTCTCAGACCTGTGCCGGAAAGTAGATATTCCTATCGCCATCGAGGGCAGCCTCCAGGTCATCGACGACTTTGCCGAAAGTTTTGAACTGCTCTCGTTTTAA
- a CDS encoding AAA family ATPase, whose translation MMKDKSNSPLIKELKLANLLSFGSETTDIQLNSLNVVVGPNGSGKSNLIDAISLLQASPSDLAVPIRKGGGIRDWLWRGMELPTASMEVITPSAPHGNKDLRYYLAFTALKQRFELIDECLETKEPYTNHSEPYFYYRYQNGNPVINNIKDQKRMLKREDIDPEQSILSQRKDPDQYPEITWLGKQFAAIRIYREWNFGRKALLRQPQGADAPNDYLAEDCSNLGLVLNKLRTNYKVKKKVLDLLSQFYEGIDDFDVIVEGGTVQLFLQEGEFMIPATRLSDGTLRFLCLLAILCNPDPPPLICIEEPELGIHSDIIPVIGQLLKDASKMTQLIVTTHSEILVDELTDMPEAVLVCEKHEGMTRFRRLEKDLLKDWLERYSLGELWRKGEIGGTRW comes from the coding sequence ATGATGAAAGATAAGTCTAATTCGCCATTAATTAAAGAATTGAAACTCGCCAATCTGTTATCCTTTGGCAGTGAAACGACTGATATTCAATTAAACAGTTTAAATGTGGTGGTTGGACCAAATGGGTCAGGCAAATCTAATTTGATTGATGCCATTAGTCTTCTTCAGGCTTCACCATCAGATTTGGCTGTTCCGATTCGCAAGGGAGGAGGTATTCGCGACTGGCTTTGGCGAGGCATGGAACTTCCGACGGCCTCTATGGAAGTGATAACACCGTCTGCCCCTCATGGTAATAAAGATTTACGGTATTACTTAGCTTTTACGGCTTTAAAGCAACGTTTTGAACTTATCGATGAATGTCTGGAGACAAAAGAGCCATATACAAATCACTCGGAACCTTATTTCTATTATCGTTATCAAAATGGTAATCCAGTTATCAATAATATTAAGGATCAAAAAAGAATGCTGAAGCGCGAAGACATTGATCCTGAACAATCTATTCTTTCTCAGCGCAAAGATCCTGATCAATATCCGGAAATAACCTGGCTTGGTAAGCAATTTGCAGCTATCAGAATCTATCGGGAATGGAATTTTGGCCGCAAAGCATTACTGAGGCAACCCCAAGGTGCAGACGCTCCTAATGATTACTTAGCGGAAGATTGTTCAAATCTAGGCCTCGTCCTTAATAAACTGCGGACTAACTATAAGGTTAAGAAGAAAGTTTTAGATCTATTATCTCAGTTTTATGAAGGCATTGATGATTTTGATGTTATTGTTGAAGGCGGGACGGTTCAGCTCTTCTTACAGGAAGGGGAATTTATGATTCCAGCCACTCGTCTTTCTGATGGAACGCTTCGGTTTCTTTGCCTTTTAGCAATCTTATGCAATCCTGACCCACCGCCTCTGATATGCATAGAGGAGCCGGAATTAGGAATACATTCAGATATCATTCCGGTAATTGGACAGTTATTAAAGGACGCCTCCAAAATGACTCAGTTGATTGTAACGACTCATTCTGAAATTCTTGTTGATGAGCTGACTGATATGCCTGAGGCCGTTTTGGTTTGTGAAAAGCATGAAGGTATGACGCGATTTCGTCGTTTAGAGAAAGATTTACTTAAAGACTGGCTTGAGCGGTATTCACTCGGTGAACTTTGGCGCAAAGGTGAAATTGGAGGAACCCGATGGTAA
- a CDS encoding DUF4276 family protein, with protein MVRSIRNTVKIYIEGGGEQEHLKRECRKAFSSFFDKIGFRGRMPRVVACGSRNEAFRDYCFSLKTSQSTGELAFLLVDSEGPVDAAFCNRPGQYLRTHESWNMPRNAQDEQIHLMIQCMESWFLADIDALREFFGNGFREGSLPRGSNIEDISKTDILDGLKNASGSSYKGKYGKAAHSFKLLEKVDPQKVKIAFPSVNRLHEELDKVL; from the coding sequence ATGGTAAGAAGTATAAGGAATACGGTCAAGATATATATAGAAGGCGGAGGGGAGCAAGAACATCTCAAAAGAGAATGCCGTAAAGCTTTTAGTAGCTTTTTCGACAAAATAGGATTCCGAGGGCGGATGCCGAGGGTTGTTGCGTGCGGTTCACGAAATGAGGCTTTTCGTGATTATTGTTTTTCTTTAAAAACTTCTCAGAGCACGGGAGAACTAGCCTTTTTGCTTGTTGATAGCGAGGGACCTGTTGACGCAGCTTTTTGCAATAGGCCTGGACAATACTTAAGGACCCATGAGAGTTGGAATATGCCCCGAAATGCTCAGGATGAGCAGATCCATCTAATGATTCAATGCATGGAAAGTTGGTTTTTAGCCGATATTGATGCTCTCCGAGAATTTTTTGGTAATGGATTTAGAGAAGGAAGCTTACCAAGGGGATCTAACATCGAGGATATCAGTAAAACTGATATATTAGATGGCCTAAAGAATGCCAGCGGAAGCAGTTATAAGGGTAAGTACGGAAAAGCTGCTCATTCATTTAAACTATTGGAGAAAGTCGATCCCCAAAAAGTTAAGATCGCTTTTCCCTCTGTTAATAGGTTACATGAAGAATTAGATAAAGTATTGTAA
- a CDS encoding sigma-70 family RNA polymerase sigma factor, giving the protein MNKSILAKGGATIVTQVEKRELIGLAQKDETSFTELYNVYFPRINNYVHYRVADYHDAEDLVSQILEKVFTKSHSYQENKAPFSVWLFRIARNTITDYYRSRKGVHNISLDGYTRDIVAREPEPVEIVELNELQHHLLKAIASLSQREQEIIALKFWSDLSNREIAKLVGISESNTGVILFRAMRQLRLILASQGMCIYE; this is encoded by the coding sequence ATGAACAAAAGTATCCTGGCAAAGGGGGGAGCGACCATAGTCACTCAAGTGGAAAAAAGAGAGTTGATTGGACTTGCTCAAAAGGATGAGACATCCTTTACGGAACTATACAATGTTTACTTTCCCCGGATTAATAATTATGTGCATTATCGGGTGGCAGATTATCATGATGCCGAAGATCTGGTCAGCCAAATCCTTGAGAAAGTGTTTACCAAAAGTCACTCTTACCAAGAGAACAAAGCTCCTTTTTCTGTCTGGCTTTTTCGCATTGCTCGTAACACCATTACCGATTACTATCGCAGCCGCAAGGGAGTACATAATATTTCCCTTGATGGCTATACAAGAGATATCGTGGCCCGTGAGCCGGAACCGGTAGAAATTGTGGAATTAAATGAGCTCCAGCACCATCTCCTCAAGGCCATTGCTTCTTTAAGCCAACGTGAGCAGGAGATCATTGCGTTAAAGTTCTGGAGTGATTTAAGCAATCGTGAGATCGCCAAGCTTGTTGGCATCAGCGAAAGCAATACAGGTGTCATCCTCTTCCGGGCCATGCGGCAGCTGCGCCTAATCCTGGCAAGCCAAGGGATGTGTATCTATGAATGA
- a CDS encoding Nif11-like leader peptide family natural product precursor, with translation MSIESAKAFMEKMKTDQDFAKKVMAAKDAEERRALVKEEGFDFSAAELKELGEEMSDSELDAVAGGSCLVDTCGMKELIW, from the coding sequence ATGAGTATCGAATCCGCAAAAGCTTTCATGGAGAAAATGAAAACCGATCAGGACTTTGCCAAGAAAGTTATGGCAGCCAAGGACGCGGAAGAGCGCCGGGCACTGGTCAAAGAGGAAGGCTTCGATTTTAGCGCTGCCGAATTAAAGGAGCTTGGCGAGGAAATGAGTGACAGTGAGTTGGATGCTGTTGCCGGGGGATCTTGCCTTGTGGACACTTGCGGCATGAAGGAACTGATCTGGTAA
- the nlpM gene encoding nif11-like peptide radical SAM maturase, translated as MSKKEVSPFHLFEYRGHPYLLNIEKMAAHSVSTELLPILHNIREPQTKLPADQEKILRSWDLISECQDNDAPAVQMEPVPITYLYLFLTQSCNLRCIYCYGDGGEYGAGGSMDSATAKQAVDWLIAWSGNMKKIHLGFFGGEPFINFPLMKATVDYAQSKAQEAHKEVAFYVTTNATLLDDEKIAFIKEHQFSVQISFDGPKEIQDAQRPYANGQGSYDSVVPKIKKLLACVPEASGHGVLWGDTNPQLVKATLQDLGFTSITLAPASSSLFADESERNPSSRKTQAQLQALEQETAAWLHHLRSRDKDILRGLRASSGGYGIYPGMIALLHNRRKYHFCGIGRKMVGVSVTGDIYPCHRFVGNDDYKLGHVGDENFNRDDYLQSPPALRANCASCFARYYCAGGCLHDNLSSSGSSHVPSEAICRLRRRELELAAVIVSNLSSDDQAFLVNERIIAPKPCPLDF; from the coding sequence ATGAGCAAAAAAGAAGTTAGTCCCTTTCACCTGTTTGAATATCGGGGCCATCCTTATCTGCTGAATATCGAGAAGATGGCGGCCCATTCAGTGAGCACGGAGCTTTTGCCAATCCTGCATAATATCCGGGAGCCACAAACAAAGCTTCCGGCAGATCAGGAAAAAATCCTCAGGTCGTGGGACCTGATTAGCGAATGCCAGGACAATGATGCACCTGCTGTGCAGATGGAACCTGTGCCCATCACTTATCTGTACCTTTTCCTCACCCAATCCTGTAATCTGCGCTGTATTTACTGCTATGGCGATGGGGGTGAATATGGAGCCGGCGGCAGTATGGACTCCGCCACCGCCAAACAAGCTGTGGATTGGCTGATCGCCTGGTCGGGAAACATGAAAAAAATCCACTTGGGTTTCTTTGGCGGCGAACCTTTTATTAATTTCCCGCTGATGAAAGCCACAGTGGACTATGCCCAAAGCAAAGCCCAGGAAGCCCACAAGGAAGTGGCCTTCTATGTGACGACCAACGCTACCTTATTGGATGACGAAAAAATTGCCTTTATCAAAGAGCATCAATTTTCCGTACAGATCAGCTTTGATGGACCCAAGGAAATCCAGGATGCCCAACGTCCCTATGCCAACGGTCAGGGTTCCTATGACTCGGTTGTGCCGAAGATCAAAAAATTACTGGCCTGCGTTCCTGAAGCTTCCGGACATGGGGTTCTTTGGGGTGATACAAATCCTCAACTTGTCAAAGCGACCCTGCAGGACTTAGGCTTTACCTCCATAACCCTGGCCCCAGCCTCCTCTTCTCTCTTCGCTGATGAGTCTGAAAGAAACCCAAGCAGCCGCAAAACTCAAGCACAGCTTCAGGCTTTAGAGCAGGAAACAGCAGCCTGGCTGCACCATCTGCGGAGCAGGGACAAGGACATCCTCCGCGGTTTAAGAGCAAGCAGCGGGGGATATGGGATTTATCCCGGTATGATCGCCCTGCTGCACAATCGCCGTAAATACCATTTTTGTGGTATCGGCCGCAAGATGGTCGGTGTATCTGTAACCGGAGATATCTATCCCTGTCACCGCTTTGTAGGTAACGATGATTATAAACTGGGACATGTGGGCGATGAGAACTTCAACCGGGATGATTATCTCCAAAGTCCTCCAGCCCTTCGGGCAAACTGTGCCTCCTGCTTTGCCCGCTATTATTGTGCAGGCGGCTGCCTGCATGATAACCTCAGCTCCAGCGGCTCCTCACATGTTCCCTCCGAAGCGATCTGCCGTCTCAGACGCCGTGAATTGGAACTGGCAGCCGTCATCGTGTCAAACCTCAGCTCTGATGACCAGGCTTTTTTGGTCAATGAACGGATTATTGCTCCCAAGCCCTGTCCGCTGGATTTTTAA
- a CDS encoding ABC transporter substrate-binding protein, with amino-acid sequence MLKSRVIKKSLAMIFILGLSLWPLGCTQVNPSEEIFIGVAWPFASLDDLFAEGLELAVQEINEQGGVQGRKLSLVKADDEAELEKGLAIAQAFADNAGIQAVIGHRNSFISIPAASIYDQAGLVMLSPASTSPDLTDHGYIHVFRNIPSDQEIARQLAIYLAEQGHERMVIYYTDDSYGNGLANAFEDYARAQGITIVDRFNYYGNLKDLERLYDKWQAFGMDGIFIAKTATGGGTEFLVDAKSVGIEVPLIAGNSWDALSLTEDIENIGMTAEGLLVGSFFNPQRPDSRTQDFVEAFRREYGQPPTSYAAAGYDAVILLAEALEKSDLTHPATLAQGLRDLGPWEGVMGMHRFDGRGDDIGDLVVLKKMKDGRFEYLGH; translated from the coding sequence ATGTTGAAAAGCAGGGTGATCAAGAAGTCTCTGGCGATGATCTTCATTTTAGGGCTCAGCCTATGGCCTCTGGGATGTACCCAAGTCAACCCAAGTGAGGAAATCTTCATCGGTGTTGCCTGGCCCTTTGCCTCTCTTGATGATTTATTTGCCGAGGGTCTTGAGCTGGCCGTTCAGGAGATTAACGAGCAGGGTGGTGTACAGGGACGCAAGCTGAGCCTGGTCAAGGCTGATGACGAAGCAGAGCTGGAAAAGGGGCTGGCCATCGCTCAAGCTTTCGCGGACAATGCAGGGATTCAGGCTGTGATTGGTCATCGCAATTCTTTTATCTCGATTCCAGCGGCTTCGATTTATGATCAAGCAGGATTGGTCATGTTATCCCCGGCTTCGACTTCACCTGACCTGACTGATCACGGGTATATTCATGTCTTTCGCAATATTCCCTCTGATCAGGAGATTGCCCGGCAACTGGCGATTTATCTTGCAGAGCAGGGTCATGAGCGGATGGTCATTTATTACACTGATGATTCATACGGCAATGGTTTGGCCAATGCCTTTGAAGATTATGCCCGTGCCCAAGGAATAACGATCGTCGATCGCTTTAACTACTATGGCAATCTAAAGGATCTGGAACGCTTGTATGATAAATGGCAAGCCTTTGGTATGGATGGGATATTTATTGCTAAGACCGCGACTGGAGGAGGAACTGAATTTTTGGTGGATGCTAAAAGTGTGGGCATTGAGGTTCCTTTAATTGCCGGTAATTCATGGGACGCCCTTTCCCTGACCGAAGACATTGAGAATATCGGGATGACGGCGGAGGGATTACTGGTGGGTTCTTTTTTTAACCCCCAGCGTCCGGATTCCAGGACCCAGGATTTTGTGGAAGCCTTCCGGAGGGAATATGGGCAACCACCCACCTCCTATGCGGCAGCAGGCTATGATGCGGTCATCCTGTTGGCAGAGGCTTTGGAAAAGTCCGATCTGACCCACCCTGCTACACTTGCCCAAGGGTTAAGGGACCTGGGACCATGGGAAGGTGTGATGGGAATGCACCGGTTCGACGGACGGGGGGATGACATTGGCGATTTGGTAGTGCTGAAGAAGATGAAGGACGGACGGTTTGAGTATCTTGGGCATTAG
- a CDS encoding NHLP bacteriocin system secretion protein, translating to MRQGLFRDVSLTRLSSPEQLDQRIQVTSPKAWLALLAIGLILMSGVVWGLLGSIPTKIQGQGILLNNGGVFSLQHHASGQISDIRVKVGQEVRQGDVIARIEQPELVAQIKGLLGSQAAMDKDGQGGEPALAGIEEQIRQLRSELVYQTQVVSEVDGRILELNISKGSIVKPGDTLATLEQYGDTVKLEAIVYVPAEQGGLLRPGMECQISPTTVNKEEYGYLLGRVNTVAEYPATAQSMMQTLGNESLVTFLAGQGAPLLVKIDLVPDSATESGYRWSSPLGPPMSFQSGTIITTEIITQREKPIHKVIPF from the coding sequence GTGAGGCAAGGGTTATTTCGTGACGTTTCTTTGACAAGGCTGTCCTCTCCTGAGCAGCTCGATCAGCGGATTCAGGTAACTTCACCTAAGGCTTGGCTGGCCTTGCTGGCTATAGGCCTGATTCTTATGAGCGGGGTCGTCTGGGGACTATTAGGGAGCATTCCCACGAAGATTCAGGGACAGGGCATACTCCTGAATAATGGGGGCGTGTTTTCCCTCCAGCATCACGCTTCCGGTCAGATCAGTGATATCCGGGTAAAGGTTGGGCAGGAGGTCAGGCAAGGGGATGTCATTGCCAGGATTGAGCAACCGGAGCTGGTCGCTCAAATCAAGGGACTCTTAGGCAGCCAGGCCGCCATGGATAAGGATGGTCAAGGCGGGGAGCCGGCCTTGGCTGGTATCGAAGAACAGATACGGCAGCTGCGCAGTGAATTAGTCTACCAGACTCAGGTTGTGTCAGAAGTTGATGGACGTATCCTGGAGTTAAATATTAGCAAGGGAAGTATCGTCAAACCAGGGGATACCTTGGCAACCCTTGAACAGTATGGTGATACAGTCAAGCTGGAGGCTATAGTTTATGTTCCGGCCGAGCAGGGTGGACTGCTCCGTCCCGGCATGGAATGTCAGATTTCTCCGACCACGGTCAATAAAGAGGAGTACGGCTACTTGTTAGGGCGGGTGAATACGGTAGCGGAGTATCCGGCAACTGCCCAAAGTATGATGCAGACCCTGGGCAATGAGAGCCTGGTCACCTTTTTAGCCGGACAGGGTGCCCCTTTACTGGTGAAGATCGATCTGGTTCCGGACAGCGCTACCGAGAGCGGCTATCGCTGGTCATCACCTCTGGGACCGCCGATGTCCTTTCAGAGTGGGACCATTATCACCACGGAAATTATCACCCAGCGGGAGAAACCCATTCACAAAGTTATCCCCTTTTAA
- a CDS encoding NHLP family bacteriocin export ABC transporter peptidase/permease/ATPase subunit, with protein MVKKKIVKVPTVLQMEAVECGAASLAMILAYYGKYITLEELRIACGVSRDGSKASNLLKAARNYGLEAKGYRKEPEALRRMPLPLVIHWNFSHFLVLEGFHKGKAVLNDPAAGRRTVSEEEFNLAFTGIVLSFTPTTEFQKDSRKPGLSLALRRRLKGSEQALIYIILLGLALVIPGLIIPVFSRVFVDDILLGGLHSWVWPLLLGMGITAMLRGVLTWMQQYYLLRLETKIALATSGQFLWHIFRLPSEFFSQRAAGELTSRIQSNDKVAKLLSGKLATTALNVLMIMFYFTLMLTYSWILALVGLAIAFINVGYLIAVSARRVDLNRRLLQDEGKLIGSSMAGLQIIETLKATGSEANFFAQWSGYQAKLLNAEQELGVSSQFLSVFPSFLTGINNALVLVIGGFLILDGQMTIGMLVAFQSLMSSFMTPVTGLVGLGAELQEMTGEMNRLDDVLNYPLGRDQGDQGGRGEQEGLGGTAEPPAGQKLSGYVELRNITFGYSILEPPLIEDFSLSLRPGSRVALVGGSGSGKSTIAKIIAGIHHPWSGEILFDGQPRASFTKEVLSNSLAMVDQEICMLQGTVKENITLWDGTISEFGMIRAARDACIHDEITARPGGYEQMVEEGGKNYSGGQRQRLEIARALAQNPVILIMDEATSALDPITEKNVDEYIRYRGCTCIIVAHRLSTIRDCDEIIVLEKGKIIERGTHGSLYERAGTYAKLIATG; from the coding sequence GTGGTAAAAAAGAAAATCGTCAAGGTTCCCACCGTGCTGCAGATGGAGGCGGTAGAGTGCGGAGCGGCATCTCTGGCTATGATTCTGGCTTATTACGGAAAGTATATCACTCTGGAGGAATTAAGAATTGCCTGCGGGGTATCCCGGGATGGGAGTAAAGCCAGCAATCTTCTGAAAGCCGCCAGGAATTATGGCCTGGAAGCGAAGGGTTACCGAAAAGAACCGGAAGCCCTGCGCAGGATGCCCCTGCCTCTGGTCATTCACTGGAATTTCAGCCACTTCCTCGTTCTCGAGGGCTTCCATAAAGGAAAAGCAGTCCTGAACGACCCGGCGGCAGGTAGGAGAACCGTTTCGGAGGAAGAATTCAATCTGGCTTTTACGGGTATTGTTCTTTCCTTTACACCGACAACTGAATTTCAAAAGGACAGCAGAAAGCCTGGTTTGAGCCTGGCCTTAAGAAGAAGGCTTAAAGGCTCGGAGCAGGCCCTGATCTATATCATTCTATTGGGTCTGGCCTTAGTCATTCCCGGCTTGATAATCCCTGTGTTTTCCAGAGTATTTGTCGATGATATCCTGTTGGGCGGTCTCCATTCCTGGGTGTGGCCCTTGCTGCTGGGGATGGGCATTACGGCAATGCTCAGGGGAGTTTTAACCTGGATGCAGCAATATTATTTGCTTAGATTGGAGACGAAAATCGCCTTAGCCACCTCCGGTCAGTTTCTGTGGCATATTTTTCGGCTGCCCAGTGAATTCTTTTCCCAGCGGGCGGCCGGTGAGCTTACGTCCAGGATACAAAGCAACGATAAGGTGGCGAAGCTCTTGTCAGGTAAACTGGCCACTACGGCACTGAATGTCCTCATGATTATGTTTTACTTTACTTTAATGCTCACCTATAGCTGGATTTTAGCCTTGGTAGGGTTGGCAATCGCTTTCATCAATGTAGGTTACTTGATTGCGGTTTCGGCCCGGAGAGTCGATTTGAATCGCAGATTACTTCAAGATGAGGGGAAGCTGATTGGCTCGAGTATGGCGGGTCTCCAAATTATCGAGACTCTCAAAGCCACAGGCTCGGAAGCCAACTTCTTTGCCCAATGGTCGGGATATCAGGCGAAATTGCTCAATGCTGAACAGGAGCTGGGAGTTTCTTCACAGTTTTTATCCGTATTCCCCAGTTTTCTAACCGGCATCAATAACGCCCTTGTCCTGGTGATCGGCGGTTTTTTGATTCTCGATGGTCAAATGACCATCGGCATGCTGGTAGCTTTCCAAAGCCTGATGAGCAGCTTCATGACGCCGGTCACCGGACTGGTGGGTCTCGGCGCTGAGCTTCAGGAAATGACAGGTGAGATGAATCGTTTAGATGATGTATTAAACTATCCACTCGGTCGGGACCAAGGGGACCAGGGGGGTCGGGGGGAGCAGGAGGGTTTAGGGGGGACAGCCGAACCCCCGGCAGGGCAGAAGCTATCCGGCTACGTGGAACTCAGGAACATTACCTTTGGCTATAGCATCTTGGAACCGCCATTGATCGAGGATTTCAGCCTAAGCCTGAGGCCGGGGTCACGGGTGGCGCTCGTAGGCGGCTCCGGCAGCGGAAAATCTACCATCGCCAAAATCATCGCCGGCATCCACCATCCCTGGTCAGGTGAAATTCTCTTTGATGGGCAACCCCGCGCCTCTTTCACCAAGGAAGTGCTCAGCAATTCCCTAGCTATGGTGGATCAGGAAATATGTATGCTTCAAGGGACGGTCAAAGAGAATATTACCCTCTGGGACGGAACCATTTCGGAGTTCGGGATGATCCGGGCTGCCAGGGATGCCTGTATCCATGATGAGATTACCGCCCGACCGGGGGGCTATGAACAAATGGTGGAGGAAGGCGGTAAAAATTATAGCGGCGGTCAGAGGCAAAGGCTGGAGATCGCCAGAGCTTTAGCCCAAAACCCGGTCATTCTGATTATGGATGAAGCCACCAGTGCACTTGATCCTATAACAGAGAAGAATGTGGATGAATATATTCGTTATCGGGGGTGTACCTGCATCATTGTTGCCCATCGCCTCAGTACCATACGGGATTGTGACGAGATCATTGTACTGGAAAAGGGGAAGATTATTGAGCGGGGAACCCATGGGTCCCTGTATGAGCGTGCGGGAACTTATGCCAAACTGATTGCCACAGGTTGA